One window of Burkholderia cepacia GG4 genomic DNA carries:
- a CDS encoding metal-dependent hydrolase family protein, with product MTITVLQGGNVLDLERGVLLEHHHVVIDGERIVEVTDRPVDLPNAQVIDVRGKTVMPGFIDCHVHVLASNANLGANATQPNILAAIRSLPILDAMLARGFTSVRDAGGADWSLMQAVETGLVSGPRIFPSGKALSQTGGHGDFRPRGDLLEPCSCCFRTGAIARVVDGVDGVRLAVREEIQKGATQIKIMASGGVASPTDPIANTQYSEDEIRAIVDEADAANTYVMAHAYTGRAIARAVRCGVRTIEHGNLVDEAAAKLMHERGAFVVPTLVTYDALARHGAQFGMPAESVAKVASVQQKGRESLEIYANAGVKMGFGSDLLGEMHAFQCGEFRIRAEVLGNLEALRSATTVAAEIVNMSGQLGVIAAGAIADVVVLDGNPLDDIGIVAGDGESVAYVLQRGKIAKARPALR from the coding sequence ATGACCATTACCGTGCTTCAGGGCGGCAACGTGCTCGACCTCGAACGTGGCGTGTTGCTCGAACATCATCACGTCGTGATCGACGGCGAGCGCATCGTCGAAGTCACCGATCGACCCGTCGATTTGCCGAATGCGCAGGTGATCGACGTGCGCGGCAAGACCGTGATGCCGGGGTTCATCGATTGCCACGTGCACGTGCTCGCGTCAAATGCGAACCTGGGCGCCAATGCGACGCAGCCGAACATTCTCGCGGCGATTCGGTCGCTGCCGATTCTCGATGCGATGCTGGCGCGCGGGTTCACCAGCGTGCGGGACGCGGGCGGCGCGGACTGGAGCCTGATGCAGGCAGTCGAGACGGGGCTGGTGTCGGGGCCACGCATCTTTCCGTCCGGCAAGGCATTGTCGCAAACCGGCGGGCACGGCGATTTCCGGCCACGCGGGGATCTGCTGGAACCTTGTTCGTGCTGCTTTCGCACCGGGGCGATTGCCCGGGTCGTCGACGGCGTCGACGGCGTGCGGCTCGCGGTGCGCGAAGAGATTCAGAAAGGCGCGACGCAGATCAAGATCATGGCCTCGGGCGGGGTTGCTTCGCCGACCGACCCGATCGCGAACACGCAGTACTCGGAAGACGAGATCCGCGCGATCGTCGATGAAGCCGACGCCGCGAATACCTACGTGATGGCCCATGCGTACACGGGTCGAGCGATCGCGCGAGCGGTGCGGTGCGGCGTGCGGACGATCGAGCACGGCAATCTCGTCGACGAGGCGGCCGCGAAGCTCATGCACGAGCGCGGCGCGTTCGTCGTGCCTACGCTCGTCACGTATGACGCGCTCGCCAGACACGGTGCGCAGTTCGGGATGCCGGCGGAGTCGGTGGCCAAGGTGGCCTCCGTGCAGCAGAAAGGACGCGAGTCGCTGGAAATCTATGCGAACGCCGGCGTGAAGATGGGCTTCGGCTCCGACCTGCTCGGCGAAATGCACGCGTTTCAGTGCGGGGAGTTCCGGATCCGGGCCGAAGTGCTGGGCAATCTCGAGGCGCTCCGGTCGGCGACGACGGTGGCGGCCGAGATCGTCAACATGTCGGGGCAATTGGGTGTGATCGCCGCAGGCGCGATCGCGGACGTCGTCGTGCTCGACGGGAATCCACTCGACGATATCGGCATCGTCGCGGGGGATGGCGAGAGCGTCGCGTACGTGTTGCAGCGAGGCAAAATCGCGAAGGCCCGGCCGGCTTTGCGTTGA